The Fortiea contorta PCC 7126 genome has a segment encoding these proteins:
- a CDS encoding tetratricopeptide repeat protein yields the protein MQAEDFFNQGLNKYFQGDNHGAIADYTQAIKLNPDYAAAYHNRAIILSAQLKDYRGAIADYNQALQIKPDFAAAYNNRGNARYYLADYEGAIADYHQALQINPDFAESYHSRAKAYFALGDYETAIADYHKALQINPQLTSYIHQDLAHAYHSRAINRCDQGDNQGAIADFHQALQLYPELAAAYSNLGNVYYLLGEYEQAIAEHNQALKLAPNLAAAYHNRGNAYYALRNYHQAIADYDQAVKINPNFAGAYYNRGLVFAHLQKYHQALADFNQSVKLNPEDVQAYCERGLVHSALGDDAQAIKDYDQALQHNPTLDLVYGWRANAKRRLGDYQGAIADSTRLLRLNPLLAVGYCDRALARRSLGDYQGAMKDYDQALLFDGNLTAAYYGRGIVREAQQDYPGAIADNTQAIAIDPNFAPAYCNRGNARRQLGDTSGAIADYNQALKINPDFAEAYYNRGSIRYALADYHEAIADYTKALQLNPDSAAFYSDRGNAYYALEDYQRAILDYNQAILLAPRFADDWFNRGRSHFLVGELKAAITDLHQALELQPYWAEAHIVRADVYRHLGNMQKAIADFQTAANLYYQQGNIQYSQEIRDLIAELRLNS from the coding sequence GGGCGATCGCAGATTACACCCAAGCAATCAAGCTCAATCCTGACTACGCTGCAGCTTACCATAACCGAGCGATCATCCTCAGCGCCCAACTGAAAGATTATCGCGGGGCGATCGCCGATTACAATCAAGCGTTACAAATCAAGCCTGATTTCGCCGCAGCCTACAACAACAGGGGCAACGCGCGGTATTATTTAGCTGATTATGAAGGAGCGATCGCTGACTATCATCAAGCGTTACAAATCAATCCTGATTTCGCCGAATCTTACCACAGTCGCGCTAAAGCCTATTTTGCTCTGGGAGATTATGAAACCGCAATTGCAGATTATCACAAAGCTTTGCAGATTAACCCCCAGCTAACATCTTATATTCATCAAGATTTGGCTCATGCTTACCACAGTCGGGCGATTAATCGCTGCGATCAAGGAGATAATCAAGGAGCGATCGCTGATTTTCACCAAGCTTTACAGTTATACCCAGAATTAGCTGCAGCTTACAGTAACCTGGGTAATGTTTACTATCTTTTGGGAGAGTATGAGCAGGCGATCGCCGAGCATAATCAAGCCCTCAAACTCGCTCCCAATCTAGCAGCAGCCTACCATAACCGAGGCAATGCTTACTACGCCCTGAGAAATTATCACCAAGCGATCGCCGATTATGACCAAGCTGTAAAAATTAATCCCAACTTTGCTGGCGCTTACTACAATCGGGGTTTAGTTTTCGCTCATCTGCAAAAATATCATCAAGCATTAGCAGATTTTAATCAATCTGTCAAGTTAAATCCTGAAGATGTCCAAGCTTATTGTGAACGGGGTTTAGTGCATAGCGCTTTGGGAGATGATGCACAAGCAATTAAAGATTATGACCAAGCATTACAGCACAATCCCACCTTGGATCTAGTTTACGGTTGGCGGGCGAACGCTAAACGCCGCCTGGGAGACTATCAAGGAGCGATCGCCGATAGCACGCGACTTTTGCGACTCAATCCCCTGTTAGCTGTAGGATATTGCGATCGCGCCCTCGCTCGTCGCAGCTTGGGAGACTACCAAGGCGCCATGAAAGATTATGACCAAGCACTGCTGTTTGATGGTAACTTAACAGCAGCATACTACGGGCGCGGGATTGTCCGCGAAGCCCAGCAAGATTATCCAGGCGCCATCGCCGACAACACCCAAGCCATAGCCATTGATCCGAATTTTGCCCCAGCGTATTGTAACCGGGGTAACGCCCGCCGCCAACTAGGAGACACATCAGGAGCGATCGCCGATTATAATCAAGCATTAAAAATCAATCCCGATTTTGCAGAAGCTTATTACAACCGTGGTTCCATCCGCTACGCATTGGCAGATTATCACGAAGCGATCGCCGATTACACCAAAGCCTTGCAATTAAACCCCGACTCAGCCGCATTTTATAGCGATCGTGGTAACGCTTACTACGCCCTAGAAGATTATCAACGAGCCATACTCGATTACAATCAAGCAATTTTGCTCGCGCCGAGATTTGCTGACGACTGGTTTAATCGAGGACGGAGCCACTTTCTGGTAGGAGAACTCAAAGCAGCAATCACAGATTTGCACCAAGCTTTAGAATTGCAACCCTACTGGGCTGAAGCCCATATCGTCCGGGCTGACGTCTACCGCCATTTGGGGAACATGCAAAAAGCGATCGCCGATTTCCAAACAGCAGCCAACCTCTATTATCAACAGGGAAATATCCAGTATTCCCAAGAAATCCGGGACTTGATTGCAGAACTTCGACTCAATTCCTAA